The window aaaaaaaaaaaaaaaaaaacaggatagccaaaactatcctgtacaataaaagaacttctggaggcatcacaatccctgacttcaaactctactacagagctacagtactgaaaacagcctggtattggcgtaagaacagacagcaggaccaatggaactgaatagaacacccggatatcaatccacacatcttcgaacacctgatctttgataaagaagcaaaaaaatatcaaatggaaaaaagaaagcatatttaacaagtggtactggcataactggatatcaacatgtagaagaatgaaaatagacccatatctatcaccatgcacaaaactcaaatccaaatggatcaaagacctcaacataaagccagccacactgaatcttatagaagagaaagtggggagtacacttgaatgtattggcacagggaaccacttcctaaatataaccccagcagcacagacactgagaaaaacaattaataaatgggacctcctgaaactgaaaagcttctataaagcaaaggacacggtcaacaagacaaaatgacagcctacagaatgggaaaagatcttcactaaccccacatcagacagaagtctgatctccaaaatatacaaagaactcaagaaattggacaccaaaagatcacatactccaattaaaaaaaaaaaatggagcacagacctaaacagagaactctcaacagaggaatctaaaatggctgaaagacagttaaaaatgttcaacatccttagtcatcagagaaatgcaaatcaaaacaactctgagatttcatcttacacctgaaagaatggccaagattaaaaacactaatgacaacctatgctggagaggttgtggggtaaagggaacacttctgcattgccggtgggaatgcaagctggtacagcccctttggatgccagtgtggcgatttctcagaaaattggaaaacaaccttcctcaagacccagcaataccacttttgggtatatatccaaaggatgctcaatcgtgcctcaaggacatgtgctcaactatgttcataacagctttgtttgtcatagccagaacctggaaacaacctaaatgcccctcgaccaaagaatggataaggaaaatacggcacggctgggcagtggtggcgcacgcctttaatcccagcactcgggaggcagaggcaggcggatctctgtgagttcgaggccagtctggtctacaagagctagatccaggacaggctcctaagctacagagaaaccctgtctcaaaaaaaaaaaggaggtacatttatacaattgagtactacacagcagaaaaataacgaaatcttgaattttgcaggaaaatggatggagctagaaaacattattttgagtgaggtaacccagacacagaaagacaatttatcacatgtactcactcataggtgatttttaaacataaagcaaagaaagccagcctacaaaccacaatcccagagaacttagacaacaatgaggacactaagagagacatacatggatctaatctacataggaagtagaaagtagaaaaagacaagatctcctgagtaaattgggagccttgggggagaattgaaggggggaggggagaggtagggaggggagcagagaaaaatgtagagctcaataaatatcaataaaaaaaaaaaagagctacttccaggacagccagtgctgttagttacacagagaaaccctgtctcaaacaaaacaaaacaaaacactagctCTTAATTGAGAACCTAGGTTCGATTCCGAACACCCTCATAGCAGCTTACAATcctctataactccaattccaggggatctgatgccctcttctggcccctgtgggcaccaggcactcacgTGGTatacaggtatacatgcagacacacgtatatacataaaatcttctgtggggcattgtcttgattaataACGAATGTGAAAGGACCCAGTTCCCTTGTGGGTGGTATTACCCTAAGCAGATGGttctggggtgtataagaaagcaaactgtgagtttgaggccagcctggtctacagagcaagttctgaggctgttacacagagaaactgtctcgaaaaacaaaacaacaaaaacaaaaacaacaaagaaaacagcaagctaagtgagccatgaagagcaagtcaaTAAGCGTCATTCCTCCTTGGTCTCtctctcccagcactcgggaggcagaggcaggtggacctctgtgagtttgaggccagcctggtctacagaatgagttccaggacaaccagggctacatagagaaacgctgtctcgagaaatcaaaaaagaagaaagaggaagagagaagaaagtaactaacacagcCAAACTGGAAGGGGATAAGAAGGGCTCCCCAAGAGATGCCAAAAGTTCTTGGGACAAAGGAGAGCCATTTTGGTTTCTGCACTGAGCCCAGCATTTGCACACTGTCCTCTGAACCATGTGCCACTCTCCTGTTTAGAAGGCCCTGTCTATAAAACCCACATGAGCAGGGTTCATGAAGTCTAGCAGACTTCAGGACAGTCACATGAGGTCCATTTCTGCTGCCAAGTACAAAATTCCCAGGGCGTGGTGTGCAGGCTGATCAATAACAGCAGAAGGGCCAAAGCAAGGCCACCCCATCTGAACCAGGAGGGGGTGCCTTCCTCAACACCCTGGCCCAATGCCCAACCACAGTGATCTGGACATAGGGGCCACCTGCCAGCAAAACTCCCAGCTAAGGTCATTTTCAGTCATGAGTGGGTGCAGATGGGAAGCCTGGGGGATAGGCCAAGGAAACCACGGACACCCACATAACCAGACCAGGTTCCCACTCAGAAAGAGACCTGCCCAAATTCTGGACAAAGTTTGACCATGGCTGCCTGGGGCCAGTAGTTGCCAGCAAGCAAAGCAAACCACCTTTGACCTCTCAGGAGGGTAGAGGCAGAAAGTGGCTCAGCAGCTTGTTTGGGCCCCCCCAAGTAACCAACCCCTCCAAGCCCAGCTAGctaagagggagagcagagcggtgcacccaccctcccacccccaccccttccctgccCTAGGCTGAGAGGCTCTACAGCTTCTTTGAGGAGGCAGGGAGAGTTGTGCCAATCCAAACAGGCTGTGGTGTCTGCCTTCCTGCTGTGGCTTCAGCCCCTGCAGGGCCTCCGTGCCTGCCCTAGACCCCCACCCTGGGCAGGAGCACCAGGAATTCCTGGTCCAGTAGGCTGACAACTCCCACCAAGAAGCAAGGACTGAGGGCCACACACAGCCTAACAAGAGCTCCTGGACACCTCGAGCCTCCACCTCTTCAGGGGCAGAGCCAGGGCTGGGGGCACGTGTCTCTCTGGTGCAGCCAGCAAAAGGGTCCAGTCTTGCTCCCTGGGCTCTCTGGCCACCACAAACAGCACCGTTCCTGAACTTTCTGTCCTACCCCCTCAGGCGTTTCTCTGTTAGAGCTCCTGTGGTAGTGGAAATAGAAGAGACCTAATTGAGACCCAGAGGATGCTTATGATGCGACAAAGCATACCTGCCCCCAAATGCTAGGGACCACCAAGCATTGAGACAGCTCAGGTGTGGGTCCCAAGTACCCCAGCCTCGACAGCCCAAAAGAATCTTAGGTTGGTCACTTCAGTTTCAAGCCACAGGCTCCGAGAGCTATTTAGACAGCAAGTAGGGACACATTTAGTGTGTGCGCCGCAGCTATGGCCTGGGAGTGAGGTATAAGAGGGTGACGGACAAGAGCAAGCCAGAGGACACTAGTTCCTGGGGAGAAGTCCCTTCTGCCCACTTCCCCCAGCTCATGGTCAGCCTTAAGTGGAGGAACTGAGACCCTCCCCGTGCGTGCTTCTGGTCCCACCAGAACTTCACAAATGGGGAAGCTGAGGCTGTGATCTTGGTCCAGGCAGTAAAGGCAGCTGGAAGCCAGCCCCGTGCTTCAGACCATGCAGTAGAGCACCCTCTTTTGGCTGAGCACCCTCTTTTGGCTGGCCGTTTGCAGGGCAACACCCAGGGTGGGAGGGGCTGGGCAGCCAAAACTTCAATCATGGGTTTCCTCCTTGTCCCCTGCCCTGAAGTGACCCCTCCTCTGGCAGGAACTGTGGCAGATGGGTTAGAAACTGCGTGCTAGCGAGCACATCTCGCTCAATGTGCCCTCTCCCGCTACAGAAGCAGGCACCCATTCTCACGCAGCTACTGCCAGTCCAAAGACCAGTCAGTCGGTTTGTATTGGTGAACGCTAGCCCAGCTGGCAGGTACAAGTGACCCCCATCTGTCTCCCAGCACAGTATCAGATGGGAACTCCACAACGCTCAGGAAAAGGTAGCGGTAGAAGCTGAGCCTGGGATCCTGGCCAGGGCTCTGGAGAGACGCGACCCACAGCACCCCCACTCCTtactgtcccccacccccacccctcagggGTAATAAGCAAAAGGCTGGACAGATAAAGCAACAGCCTCTGGAGTTCTCTAGCCTGGGTCATTTCTTAGAATCCAGGGAGCTGGAGCGGGAACTAGGGAAGGAGAGGATGCCACCACCCACAACAGGCACTGGAAGCTAGTGGgcttcactcacacacacacacacacacacacacacacacacacacacacacgaggaattCTAGGAATGTCAGCTTGGCACAGGCTTCCCTCTCCAACTCTCCCTAAGTAAACAAGTCTTCCAGGGGCAGGACCGAACTGGGCCCCTCCTTCTAGAAGTCTTTGGCCTCCACCCCATCCTTAGGGCCCACCCTACAGACCATCTCctaacccactcccctgccacccTCACCTCTGGCCGCGGGCAGTCTTCAATTCTGATCCTGAGCCTGATCCCCGTGACTCACAGGCCCCCACTGCCCCTCTGGCCAGGGCAGgatgttgggggaggggactggaccGGACCGGGAAGTCGCCTAGCTCGTGGCTCCGCACGTGGCTTCATGGGGGATGTCAAACGTTGCTAGAGGGACTGTCCAGGGTGACAGTGGAGGCACAGCCACCAAGTTGGGCAGTGGCTCTAACCAGCCACACTCAAGACCCAGGAGACCCTTCTTGACCTCCCCTGCAATGAAGGAGAGTACAGCTTTTGTTCCCTCAGGGGAACTAGAGGTGTCACTCTAACGAGAACCCAAACTTCCCAAGCTCCACGGACCTTTCCAGCTTCTCACTGCGTGCTGCCTCGTCCTCCCAAGGGCAGCCCCAGGCACAACAAGAAGGCGCTGAGGTCAGGGTGATACAGTCCCCAAGACACCAGCACTCGTCCATTCCCTTAAGTCCTTACTTAGGTCAACTCCAGGTGAGGCAGACCTGTGGCCCCTAGCGGTCCCCCGGGCAACCTCCACGTCCGAGCCAAGTTTCCCGGGAGAAAGAAGTTAGAAAGCCTGCTCATAGGGTGCCTCCTACACGACGCCTTCCCGGACCACCACCCTGATCCTCTCCGCGGGAAAAAGCCTTTTCTATTCCCTTCTCAGGGAAGAAGTGGACTGCTGAGAGCGGGAGGACACCGTCGGGACCCGGGGCACCGTACGGCTGACGGTTCTGCAGCGGCGGAAGGGAGGGGACGGCCCACGCTCCACGGCTCGGACTCTGGCAGGGCACCTCGGGTAAGGGCTCCAGACCGAGACCCCTCGGAGTCCGGGCCAGGAGGCGGGAAGACCGCCTTGGCCGTGCACTCTCGGTAGTCCGCGTCCTAGCCGCGCCACCACCACTTGTTGCCATTTCTTAGCTCGAGTCTGGATGCGATCAGGCCGACGGGACCCCAGCCCGCCGACCCGCCGTACCTGCGCTCGCCGCCGCTCCGCGAAGCAgctgtcagtcaagcagacacgAGAAACGCGAACCGCCGGGGCCGCGGACCTTTCGGCCTCGCTCGGACACCGTAGCGCCGGGATGTACCACCACGGCGGGAGGGGGCTCCCGAGATGCTGCCACGGGCACGCAGGCTCTAGGAGCCCCGGGTGGGCGCGAGCAGAGAACGCTGCGGCGGCAGGGTGAtcgcgggggcgggggcggggccgcgGCAAGGTTCGGGGAGATGCGGGGCGGGGCTCAGGATCGCGCGGGGCGGTGCTCGGGCGCAATGGGCCCCGCGCTGTGGACGCGCCTGGGCGGGCCTTGAAATACCGCTGCCGGCAGCCTGCGGGCCAGACGCCGCCATGATCATCCCGGTGCGCTGCTTCACCTGCGGGAAGATCGTCGGCAACAAATGGGAAGCCTATCTGGGTCTGCTGCAGGCCGAGTACACCGAGGGGTGAGGCTGTGGGCCTGCGGGGGAGGTCGGGGTGAGAGTTCTGCGGCGGACCCGGAGATAAGACTAAGATACCCTGGGCCGGGGATAGATGAAACTTTGGGGTAGAGAATTGACTGGAATCCAGTCTGCAGAAGAAGCCAGGGATTGAGGGGTCGGGTGAGGAGGAGGGTCTGCGGCAGCGAGGGTAGGGAACTATGCGTTGGGAATTTCAAACCCTGGTTATCCTCCAGCCCAGTCCTGTGATGTATTCCCGGAAGAATGAGTCTCCCTTTAGTTtgttttcgaggcagggtctcactgtgtagccctggctggcctggaacactgtatgtaaatcaggctggtcttgaactcccagagatcctcctgtctcctgggattaaaggcgtgcgctaccacgcCCAGCCTCTCTGAAGTTGGGAAGGTGGATTCAAACTGCTGCCCTGGCGGATCtcgtgtgagttcgagaccagcctggtctacaagagctagttccaggacaggctccaaaaccacagagaaaccatgtctcggaaaaaaaaaaaaaaaaaaaaactgctgccCTGGAAACTTCTGAGCATCCTTCCCATGGGTGACAGGCACCTCTTTATCCACAACAGAGCACTCAGGCCTCTTCCCTGTCCACCTACTCCCTGACCTGTGTCAGCTTTCAGGCCTCAACCCTGTGAACCCTTTAAAATGCAGgacaaagccaggcggtggtggcgcaagcctttaatcccagcacccaggaggcagaggcaggcagatctctgagttcgaggtcagcctggtctacagagtgaattctgggacagccagggctgttaacacagagaaaccttgtcttgaaaaaccaaaataataataataatataattttttaaaatgcaagacAAACTTTGGTATTCCAGCCTTGTGGGCATCTGCTCATGCTGTCCCTTCCCCTTGCAGTCACTACCATGACTGTTCCCCGTAGTAGTCAGACCTCTGGCCACCACGGCAACACCAAGGGGTTCCCTCTCACAAGCCATAAGTCAGTGGGGCTGAATGGGCAGCTACAATGAGCAGTGTGGGTGAGTAGCTGAGACCCTCTTTACCTGGGCAGGAACTTCTCAAACTGACTGGGTGCCAGAGACATTGAACCTAGCTGGTTTGTGAACTCTCCTGGATGTGGGGTACAGGCCAAGGAGGGAGACAACAGCCAGTCACATTGTTCGCTCAGCGTCCACCCGTGGGGCCTGGAATTCAGCTCCATGACAAGGGGGTATTAGCCTCCTAAGATTCCCCCAAATAATTTTAGAAGCCCATAAAGCTACCCCAGCCCTGGATAAAAGAGCCAGAAGAAGAagtagggggctagagagatggctccgctgttaagagcactagctgttcttgaGGGCCCAAATTCAGTTATTCAATTCCTAGAATCctcgtggtggctcacaaatgtctATAACTCCCTTGGGCTttggcaggcaccaggcatacatggcAAAACACCCATGACACATAAAATGAAACTTAAGAAGCAAGTATGGGCAGAAGGCCTGTGGGCATATACATGGGATAGGTGTAACCTGGGGAATCAAGTGTACTTTTAGGTGAGCAAAGGGACTCTCCAGCCTCCCCTAAGCATCCGGGTGCTTATTTCCGAAATGCCTATGCCCTCTCCCTATGGTCTGCTGTCAGGGTTCGGTCCCCATTTATGTAGATGTGTCTGGTAACCCCTGTCCACAGTCGTGCACAGAGGCAAGTTGGAGGTGGCCGCAGACCTATGTGGGCTATAGGGACCGCATCCAGCCTCACTCCTCTCTCCTTACAGGGATGCCCTAGACGCTCTGGGCCTGAAACGCTACTGTTGCCGCCGCATGCTACTAGCACACGTGGACCTGATTGAAAAACTGCTAAACTACGCTCCGCTAGAGAAGTGACTGCCGGAGctcaccctcctcctctcctggcGTGGGCAGTCTGTGATGCTGAATTCAAACTGAGGTGCCTGGCCGTGGCCCTGTGGCTAGGTCCCCTCACCCTCGAAGGAAGGGGTCAATAAAGATCTTTGCAGACCCACTAGCAGGTCTGTCTAACTTGTAAGACTGTCAACATCATGTCTGTGCTGTCTTTGAGGTTACCTGGCCTGGCTCCAGTCTTTCCCCCGGGACTggtctccttcccctctcctgacTTGGGAGTCCAGTCTTGTGGGGAATCCCTTGCTTGTTTCTCTGGTCCCAGACCCCTACCAGGATGTCAAAACAAAGACTAGGCCTTGACCTTTTGATCCTCTAGGTAGCCTCTAGggcctctccttttccttccagtgTTCAGGGTGGGCAGGGAGATATGGCCACACCATCCACAAGGCAGGGCCCATGCCTGGGATGATGAGTGCTTAGAGGCCTGCCTATATGTTCTACCACCGTGCTATGGGGATTctttttatttggtgttttgtctgtttgtctttgtACCACTTGTGTACCCACAGAGGCCTAAAGTTAGAGACGTATGAGCTGctctgtattcttttttgtttttggtatttgagacaatgtttctgtgtgtagccctgactgtcctggaactcagtatgtagaccaggctgcctctgcctcctcagtgttgggattaaaggcatgtgccactaatCGCAATATCAAACCTggatattctatttttttttttttaaatatatatttatttatttatttattatgtatacaatattctgtctgtgtgtatgactgaaggccagaagaccccattacagatggttgtgagccaccatgtggttgctgggaattgaactcaagacctctggaagagcaggcaatgctcttaacctctgagccatctctccagcccccccaaacCTGGATattctagaagagtagccagtactgTTAATCTGAGCCATTTCCAACTTCTAAGTACTCCCAAGGCCACAGACTTATGTCCTGTCTTCTAGAATCCAAAGTTTCCTGGATCTAAAAGAACATTAGCTGTGAGCCCATCTGCTACTCATGTCTGAGGATCTTGTTCCCAAAATCTTCCCAGACCCAGCAGCTAGGCGTGTCTTGCCCTTTAACCCAATCCCCACAGGAGTGGAAAAGTACCCAGCCCTAAGAAACCTCCCAAAGGCTGACCAAGGCTCTGGCGCGTAGGTAGTTGCATTAAATGTCTCAGGGTTCTTTTTAGCACATTGATCcctgttgttttgggttttgtttgaagtagggtctcactatgtagccttggctagtctGAAACTCACAGCAGCTCTCTTGAGCGCTGGGATTAGGTGGGTGGggcatacacacgcatacacactaattttttggtttttcgagacagggtttctctgtggttttggagcctgtcctggaactagctcttgtagaccaggctggtctcgaactcacagagatccgcctgcctctgcctcccaagtgctgggattaaaggcgtgcgccaccaccgcccggcaacacacTAATTTTTAAAGAGGAGAAAAGTTTTGCCTTGGGCTGGACTCCAGAGGTCTGCTAGAACCCTGCTTCTCTGGCTGGCACAGAAGAGCACAGGAATCGGCTCT of the Chionomys nivalis chromosome 8, mChiNiv1.1, whole genome shotgun sequence genome contains:
- the Polr2l gene encoding DNA-directed RNA polymerases I, II, and III subunit RPABC5 encodes the protein MIIPVRCFTCGKIVGNKWEAYLGLLQAEYTEGDALDALGLKRYCCRRMLLAHVDLIEKLLNYAPLEK